A single Micromonospora sp. CCTCC AA 2012012 DNA region contains:
- the def gene encoding peptide deformylase, giving the protein MTVQPIRLFGDPVLRTPADPVVDFDVELRTLIADLTDTMREQSGAGLAAPQLGVSLRVFTFDVDDVVGHLVNPVLEFPDAEEQDGPEGCLSIPGLYFDTKRRQNVIAKGYNGYGDPMQIVGTGLMARCVQHETDHLDGVLFVDRLDPAGRKAAMKAIRQAEWYDPAAPPTVKLNPHAAGNPFGLGR; this is encoded by the coding sequence GTGACCGTTCAGCCCATCCGTCTGTTCGGGGATCCGGTGCTGCGCACGCCGGCCGATCCGGTGGTCGACTTCGACGTCGAGCTGCGCACGTTGATCGCCGACCTGACCGACACGATGCGGGAGCAGAGCGGGGCCGGCCTCGCCGCGCCGCAGCTCGGGGTGAGCCTGCGGGTCTTCACCTTCGACGTCGACGACGTCGTCGGCCACCTGGTGAACCCGGTGCTGGAGTTCCCGGACGCCGAGGAGCAGGACGGCCCGGAGGGGTGCCTCTCCATCCCCGGCCTCTACTTCGACACCAAGCGTCGGCAGAACGTGATCGCCAAGGGCTACAACGGCTACGGCGACCCGATGCAGATCGTCGGCACTGGGCTGATGGCCCGCTGCGTGCAGCACGAGACCGACCACCTCGACGGGGTGCTCTTCGTCGACCGGCTGGACCCGGCCGGCCGCAAGGCCGCGATGAAGGCGATCCGGCAGGCCGAGTGGTACGACCCGGCCGCGCCGCCCACGGTCAAGCTGAACCCGCACGCCGCGGGGAACCCCTTCGGTCTGGGGCGGTGA